TTTGAATGTTTAGTATATTAAAATGTCGCTCAAATTATAAAGAATTATGTGGtaaaatcattcaattttattttctattaataaaattactgaacttgaaatttttatcgtctaaaaattaaaatcactctgacaaattcttcataaaataaatatgatattgtaaaacaaattgatttttttgtcatATAGACATGGACTttgcaaataaaatttaattaaaaagaatcaCTCATATATTAACCTCGATCCATCGACCTACAAATCAAAATGAATTTCATTTGAACCCCTATTTCCCTctacgtttttttttttaaaaagttgaaatttaagaattttCTCACATCCTCCATTTTTAAAACCCTAATGACTTCTATTTCCAAAAAATTATGTTGGATAAGTCAAATAAAACACActgaataaaaataagaatattttaaaaacatatatgaGACAAAGAAACTCCATTATTATATTAGAGAATCTAATACTTTTGGGCAGAAGAGTATAACTTTTATAAcacaatttgattattttttaataacacTATGAGATCATTTATAACgtgattataattatttatattatatttcttgctcaagtatctatagttaattaaatatattaataaccTAAAAATAAGATAAGTAACTTTAAATAGCAAGTTAATTATtacatgtataatatacaaatatgtcgtttaacaattattttcaaatgaaACAAGTAAACACATATATCTCAGTAGATCGACTTTTTTTGGttacaaaagtaaaaaaataagataattattgttaattgtgtgattttctgaaaaatcaactcaaaataattcatttagttattttgattcaaaaaattgtaattcattttgatagactaaaaaagaaaataaatacattttatatcaaaacttaTAATCATCATAGGATGATACATTGAGTGAGACATATTATTCATCATGTTGACAAACAGTTGACTAGTACAATACAAGAAAAACatagaattcaaaatacaaatactAACATTTGACCAATTCCAAATGACTATTTCTTGATGAACTTTTCAAAGCTTGTTTTTGTACCAATACACTCCTTTATCTTTATCTTTCTCCACAAAGATACACTCCTTTGTATCCCTCCACATTGCCTTTAAAATTGGTGTATCATCATATTTATAGTATTCTCCTAACAATGGTTTGATAGCTTTTGTTGCCTCCATTGCATGGTAATGTGATATATATGAGAATATATGATGCAAAACATGTGTATCCGTAACATTATGGAACACCTTATTTAACACACCATAGTCTCTATCTACCGTAGCTAAAGCTCCTCTTAGATAATCCCACTCACTTGAATCATAATGTGGCAATGAAGAGTGAGTGTGGTGCATAAGAGTGATCAACACTATAAATCCATTCACAATAAGGAGAGGTACCCCATAGATGCAAAAAACCCAAGCTAGCCCTTGTGTTAAAGTAACGCGATATAATAAATAAGTTGTTGCAATCACACCTACATCTGAAATGTAGATTTGTAGCCTTTCGCGATTTGAATATATTGGGCTATATGGATCATAATGACATGCAAAACGGTCATACTTTTTGCCTGAGATATTGAACATCAAGTATAAAGGCCATGCAAAAGTTAGAGTGAAGGCAAGTACGAGTACTCGTCCTAGTGGATTGTTCAAGTATTTGTAGTACCATCTTAGTTTTGATTTAAGTCTTGGTATGTAAACTTCATCATTCTCAAGGGAACCTGTGTTTGCATGGTGACGACGATGACTATGTTTCCATGCAAAGTATGGTGTTAGAAGAGCTGAGTGGAGGATAAGACCAACAATGTCATCTACCCATTGGTAATCACTAAAGCCATGGTGACCACATTCATGGCCAATGACCCATATTCCGGTGCAAACACAACCTTGAGCTATCCAATAAGTGGTCCATGCTACATAACTATATGGGGTTGGAATGAGGTGAATGTAAGTGTTGGCCATGTAATAAAAGATGGAGACGAGTATGAGATCCTGAATAAGAAACGAAAACGATTTTATAAGAGATCGTTCAAAGCAATGGGGAGGAATGGCCTTCTTTACATCACCAAGTGTAAAAGGCGGCTTTGAAGATGGCACTCTTTCGAGAGGATTTTTCTTCTGTTCGTTTTTACTTGTTATAGTAGACATATTACCACCGCCTCCCATTTTCGTCTTCCTCCCTCTTTAATTTTGAATCTGCAATCATTATAGAAAAGTATATcactatttataaataattaaaaggtatatgatttttttcttataaattctaaattaaaaagAGAATAGTTATTGTACATAttctaaatataaaagaaaagtaattgtttttttaaatatcttaaactaaaaaaagtaaatattttactatattaGGAAGTGGAGATCATACAATATAGAAGAAAAGTATAGTTTAACAAATTACAAAGAAATTATACCTCAAAATTGAGAAGAGACCTTTTAGTCTCCCACTGAAATTAGAAAAGGGAAGTGGTTAATATGTGAGTGAAGAATATAGTTTGTCTGTATATATAATGCCCTATATGTGGGGCCTAGTAGCCAGCCTAGTATGACtattggaaaaataaaatatctacttTCTTTCACAACCACAATTTGCTTTAGTCAATATTTGCAATTTTCTTTGGAATGGTCTCCCAATATCATAGCTGAGATGAATagttaataattttgataatcaTTCAATTATCTATTGTTTTTATAGAgagtcttttaatttttatttttaattcaaaaaaattatgattttttttgcacaaaaagtcactcaactttcattttcaactcaaaagtcactcaactatgacATCTTTgcacagaaagtcactcaacttatttaattgttttttcattaaaatttagtgacatgaaattttaattattaacataaattttaagaatcaaatatatatatatccattaaTGAACCGCCCATTTAATTCAACCcgctaaaaaaataattaaacattttattttaccaTTAATTTCCTATATTATTTCCCACTGAACattgaacattttattttaccattaatttattaaaagaatGTGGGAGACAAGGGAGAATGATGTAGgaaattaatagtaaaataaaatgttcaatattatatttttagcgGGTCGGGTTAAATTGAGCGGGTCATTAAATGGGTATATATTAGATTCTTAAAATTTTGgttaatgattaaaattttatgtcactaaattttaatgaaaataacaattaaatagGTTGAGTGGCTTTTTGTGCAAAGAAGTCAtagagtgacttttgagttgaaaatgaaagttgagtgactttctgtgcGAAGAAGTTataattgagtgactttctgtgaAAACaattgatagttgagtgactatCAAATTATTAACTCCTGAGGTGAATTCAAAACTTAAATTTAACGAATtcaattcttaaaatttttaggTGTGAATTCATTGGAATATGAATAGGCTCACAATATCGTAGCTGAggtgaattcaaaatttaattttaacgaattcaattcttaaattttttaggTTTGAATTCAatggaatatatatattttgtgcaTCACAAATAATAGATTCAGATGAACTCGTTGAAATTAGATTTAGTTGATTGCATTCCATTTCAAATTTGGGAATATGAAAGTTGTACTCTGATTTTTAGTTTGGTTGGTGATGTTTGGAGAAGCAGAATGGACTTAAATCACAAGAGGGAGTTATTCTGATAATTAATCGACTAATCGTAGTAATTATTATTTCACAAAGTTAAACTTTTTGTTGTATAGTTACTTATTCAATTTCCTCTTCACCTTTactttaaaaatcataaataaaaaggattattttacttatttgttctttaattccttttaatttactCTACTTATGTGCCTTTTTTAAGGATAAAATATAGTCATGTGCAGTAAGCatgtcaataaaaaaaatataaaaaaaatatataacataaaattataattataaagtttaGCACAAAATTATGATAAGTtgacatattaaaattaaaataatgtttgTGTTGTTTCAATATCTTAACGAAGAcaccatatttctttttttttttttatatatctttttacAAGAGGAATAATAAAAGTTACTGGTGTAAAAGGAATATTACAATTAACtagaaacatatttattttccaATTATTTCAATGCATGGTTCTAAAAATTGTTGTACTCCCTTCATTCCATATTAATTAAACTTTTgagccaatttttattttttaaattaattaaattgttttatttttaaaaaatactttcaatttTATCCTTCGTTTAGATTTTTAATATGATGACTTCAATAAATTTGACCATAATTAATAATGgtaaaatgaaaaatcatgTTTAATTTATGTCTTAATCTAGTTTTAttaaagagtgtgaaacacctcaaaaattcaattaatatgaaatggagggagtactTTCTAGTTTCTACtagatatttctttttaaattgagCAAAGTGttaaaaacacatttaaattaggccaaatacataaacagATAGATCCCTAAGCTTGTTGGGTTTTTccctcaggtacctcaactatgttattttcctattgaatcattgaaccacccataatttgtttCTATTAAACACCGTTTGATGTGGAATCAGATTTTGTGAGGGGTATTGATAgatgatacatatgttgttccaaaactcattagtccaattgatagtgaaaatgttcgaaaataattatgttttacttcaagtcatttgaacacacTAACACACAGTCtgtcttcattccttcaatcaaaatcattactaTATGAACACAATTGAAGGCAATTACAATAGAAAAGTTGATCAAAATCAGCCAACaatgtttaaaaggaacaattATGGATGGTTCAAtaattcaataggaaaatgacgtagttgaggtacctgagggaaaaaacccaacaagttaGGAATCTATTTATGAGTTCTACCTTTAAATTACAAGTATAGGTATATTTTATTATCCTCctcaaacatatattattatttttattttttttattttaatgactaatttaaatttattattttaatggtcaaatttatttaagttttgCTAAGAAACCTGTAAAATTTACTATAGATGACTCAATTGTTTTCttcatatacaaaaattaaattactataCATTCAAAAAGATAGTTTTAAATTATAACATAGCCACAAAaataagtttgaattttttttctttactctaaggaaatgaaagaaaaaataaaataaaaataagaaactcaaacaatgataatcaaaaggtcaaaaatgacttatgtcccaaaaaaataaaatactttttgaaatttgctagaaaaatcatatatacacctaaataattttttttaaaaaaatcaaaagtcaaAGATATAAacttaaaactatttttttttacttcggTTAAataaagggtatatgtgagccgtttgtataacaaTACGGTATATGTGAGTCACCTTGATAATGAGAGGCATATCAACTCCAAATGGCATAATtgagagcctgtttggctcagcttaaaagctggtcaaactgacttaaaagctggttttttacttatttagctgtttggcaatactcaaaataacttattttaagtttaaaaaaacttattttaagccaaaagttaaaagctggggtaggggtgctttttttttatagcttataagctgttttaagttgaccacatttttatctttttgcccttgatatttttatacaatctccaaattactcACATAAcgctaacatctctttcttccatttttcccttttcacgtttggcatagcaacttcagcacttttatccaaacgcataactgcttattttaaaaataagtttcagcactttcaaaagtacttttttaaagctgcttttattaagcccatccaaacgggccctcagaggtatatcagacccttttctctttttaaaaataaataaattgggaGCTGGGGGGGGGGNNNNNNNNNNNNNNNNNNNNNNNNNNNNNNNNNNNNNNNNNNNNNNNNNNNNNNNNNNNNNNNNNNNNNNNNNNNNNNNNNNNNNNNNNNNNNNNNNNNNNNNNNNNNNNNNNNNNNNNNNNNNNNNNNNNNNNNNNNNNNNNNNNNNNNNNNNNNNNNNNNNNNNNNNNNNNNNNNNNNNNNNNNNNNNNNNNNNNNNNNNNNNNNNNNNNNNNNNNNNNNNNNNNNNNNNNNNNNNNNNNNNNNNNNNNNNNNNNggggggggggggggagaaaGTGGTGGAGtggggtaagaaaaatattttacattttatttttttttaaaaatcaatttttatttttttaagatagTGATACTTTAATCTTTAACTTTTAAGTAAtgctaatattttatttaattaatgtcaCTAAAATATCTTATGTATGTACAAGGCTATGTGaatgttgttgtttttcttaCACATGCCACTTATTATgcgtgtttctcaaactaatgaatgatagtttaggtatgaaactcataGCCTCAATAGTAAaagtatgaaactcaaaaaaggaaaaatacttCGCTCTTTCAAATCTAATATTCCCTCTTATCCGTATTAAGTACCGTATTAAGTGAATTATTAGAATATGATATACTCTTTAACCAAAATATCTATTATCTTTCTTATATTCAAACTATTCTCCTTAAATAGTTATAGTATTTgagtttttgaaataatataaaattaaaggtaGGTAATTAAAAGGTGGGGAATGTTACTATATCTATCATTTCCCATTTAagacattaacttatttgagtaaacatcaaattgaaaatttaaaagagaaaagacaCATACATTTATGTGCATGTTCATGTATCCTTTCATTTGAAATTTCTACAACAAAACTCGTGGAGGGACTTTTGACTAAACAACTAACCACATTTTCCCATTAATAGATATCTTTCTTGACTATTGTGAGTTGTAgtattcttttgaaatttccATGATACTTCTTTTTAGAAGTAggttatatattattatacgtataaaattatctttatcaACATTAATTAAGTGTTATCAGATTTGAATTTAGGCTTAACAACATTAAGCCTTAAGCACCCATCCAAGAACCAATGtgtcaattaaatcattatttcatTGAGTGCTCTATGTTAATATTATACAAAAAtctcttaatttctttataaatatatatattccgCGACGAGgttaatgggtgctcgagcatTCGGCGGACTCCATGTGGGTACCCCTGCGTTTAAGTCTTTAAGGACATATATAAAAAGTGCTAAATACCGCTATAAATACATATTAAGCGGCAACTGCTAATTAATTATcgctaaaacttatttttaatgtaatgtTTAATGATAGACGTCTTACGATTTGAAGCGTTGAAAGCTAGATTCTTAGctagcgtttggccatagatttccaaatattcttggcaaatattatttgagtgaaaatttgggtgaaatttcaccatctgtttggccataaaatttgggaaatatatttcaactttttagaaaaatatgatttatacccacaagtttttaaaaactatcaaaactaactaaaagtttgtattacaagtcaattgaatgttcgttacaacaataacaaataatgtcCATGACACTAAAACGATGTGgtaatttggagtgagtgcaacaagaATTATTCCATGTATCGTGAAGCAGACAAAGtacatgactttgttacctaaagccaatttttaataattttcatcaacaatcatatcattatttaatattcactaaatatttcatcactattttggtgttcacgtaaaaaatgGTGTAATACAACGCAAGCAAAAACTAGAGAgagtgtttttgtaaaagataaaagattggggtaaaattttaattttcaaaatatcccaaataatgagatttggcccaaatactagaaaaaactagtatttggaaatttgggatatttgccaaaaatatttgccaaataatggcaaattgtatggacaaacattatttgccaaatttttcccaaatatatttatggccaaacgggcccttaggGTCTTGCATTTGAGAATTAGTAAATCACCACATAGTTCTTTACATTACAGGAGTTATAATCGTTGGAACATTTATATTactcttttaatatatattgtgGAAATCaattaagtataaaataaatatggtaAAAGTTTTTATTCacgaataatatatttatcacatatttaaatatatttacaatATATTATGTCAATTTCTTATCaaacaatcaaaatatattaatatactttaaagggaaaagggtctgatatacccctaaactttgtcatttggagctgatatacccctcgttatgaaagtggctcatatatacccctaccgttatacaaacggctcacatatacccctaccgttacaaaatggctcacatatacccttcatttaacggaagttaaaaaaattagttttaaatttatatttattacttttaatttttttaaaaaattatttaggagtatatatgattcttctatcaaagttcaaggtatattttaatttttttaatacataaattattttttgacttcttttattataattatttgagtttcttattcttattttgtttttttctttcatttctttgtttaaagaaaaaaaaattaaactattttttttgtctatattgtaatttgatttttgtattcgaagaaaaaaatttggtcatgtACANctcatatatacccctacttatagacaaatggctcacatatacccttttcctctaacggaaatgaaaaaaaagataattttaatctaactttttattatttttttctacaaaaatataatcccatatgagtaaatttaatcctcgtcaatcatatttttttgactttttttttgtttcaatgactaatttgtaattattattttgataatcaaatttatttatgtttcactaatattctagTAAAACTTGTTGTacatgaccaaatttttttcttcgaatacaaaaatcaaattacaatatagacaaaaaaaatagtttaatttttttttctttaaacaaagaaatgaaagaaaaaaacaaaataagaataagaaactcaaataattataataaaagaagtcaaaaaataatttatgtattaaaaaaattaaaatataccttgaactttgatagaagaatcatatatactcctaaataatttttttaaaaaattaaaagtaataaatataaatttaaaactaatttttttaacttccgttaaatgaagggtatatgtgagccattttgtaatggtaggggtatatgtgagccgtttgtataacggtaggggtatatatgagccactttcataacgaggggtatatcagctccaaatgacaaagtttaggggtatatcaaaccctttttcccaatattaataatatctctatattatatgcataatttacttttatatacATAGTGTAGATTTACCATATTATTCTTATGTGCTGTTATAAATAGTactataataaacaaaaatatatcacTAAGATCaacaatttttcttaaatagtaATCGCCCAAAGTAAAATTTTTTCTCCTGTTTTTAACTATCGTTACGCACCTTTACACAAAAGACTCGAGAGTAATATGTGAATAAGTTTGTATTTTCTTCGTCCACAATTGTTTGACaggtatattaaaaatagatgtCTAAGATTATTAGTTAATTCAaacaatcaaaaaataaatagtcaTTTTTTCCCAATTCTACCCTTAATAATTACTCCATTTTGttcaattgaaaaattatgtagacttttgatattcttggtACAGTAGAGTTATATTAGTTAAATTACACCTTGTATTAAATTTTCCTTGAGAAAAGTGCATGACCTTatcatgacaaacaattgtGGACGGAGGAAGTATCAAATAATTACTCCCCTGTCCCTAATTACTAGTTCACTTTTGAATTaacacacctattaagaaaacaataattGATAAGGAGTTTTTCATTTTAcctctattaattatgaagtggatgaattaaaaacttaatattttcaagaagttcttccttttttcataataattaattgaggatataataggtatattttttttgtcatttcttaatttatcaatataaataaataattagaaacaattaaaaaatatatatatgaacaaataattaaaaatggagAAAGTAATTAACACGTAATAAAaactttattattcattatatagtttaaaaaaaaaagagagataaaAGACGGATTTGAGTGGATAATTAACTTGATCACTTTATGAGTAAACATTAGAACGAAAATTCAAAGGAAAAGGACAAATTTGTGTGCTTTGTAGCTTTCATATGAAGTTTCTATGTCAAAGAATAGTGGAGTAGAGACATAAAAAATTTTCACCAATTCATAGTTGTCTTTCTTGACTATAATGTACCATAATATATATGGA
This portion of the Solanum pennellii chromosome 12, SPENNV200 genome encodes:
- the LOC107005731 gene encoding delta(12)-fatty-acid desaturase FAD2-like, with product MGGGGNMSTITSKNEQKKNPLERVPSSKPPFTLGDVKKAIPPHCFERSLIKSFSFLIQDLILVSIFYYMANTYIHLIPTPYSYVAWTTYWIAQGCVCTGIWVIGHECGHHGFSDYQWVDDIVGLILHSALLTPYFAWKHSHRRHHANTGSLENDEVYIPRLKSKLRWYYKYLNNPLGRVLVLAFTLTFAWPLYLMFNISGKKYDRFACHYDPYSPIYSNRERLQIYISDVGVIATTYLLYRVTLTQGLAWVFCIYGVPLLIVNGFIVLITLMHHTHSSLPHYDSSEWDYLRGALATVDRDYGVLNKVFHNVTDTHVLHHIFSYISHYHAMEATKAIKPLLGEYYKYDDTPILKAMWRDTKECIFVEKDKDKGVYWYKNKL